In Pseudomonas deceptionensis, a single window of DNA contains:
- the efeO gene encoding iron uptake system protein EfeO — translation MKKTPLALFLALGLLHTPLSALAATAPLDLVQPVSDYKIYVTEQLDELASNTQKFTDAVKKGDLATAKKLYAPTRVYYESIEPIAELFSDLDASIDSRVDDHEKGVTAPDFTGFHRIEYGLFSENSTEGLDQLADGLNKDVKDLQTRVAGLTFPPEKVVGGAAALMEEVAATKISGEEDRYSHTDLYDFQGNVDGAKKIFDLFRVQIGQSDKAFAAKVDKNFATVSKILAKYKTADGGFETYDKVKDNDRKALVGPVNTLAEDLSTLRGKLGLN, via the coding sequence ATGAAGAAGACGCCGCTCGCACTGTTCCTGGCCCTGGGTTTGCTCCACACCCCGCTCTCGGCACTGGCTGCAACCGCACCACTGGACCTGGTGCAACCTGTTTCGGACTACAAAATCTACGTCACCGAGCAACTGGATGAGCTGGCCAGCAACACGCAGAAATTCACCGATGCCGTGAAAAAAGGCGACCTGGCCACGGCCAAAAAGCTCTACGCACCGACCCGGGTGTACTACGAGTCGATCGAACCGATTGCCGAGCTGTTCAGCGACCTCGATGCCTCGATCGACTCCCGGGTCGATGACCACGAAAAAGGCGTAACCGCACCCGATTTCACCGGGTTTCACCGCATCGAATACGGCCTGTTTTCAGAGAACAGCACCGAAGGTCTTGATCAGTTGGCCGACGGCCTGAACAAAGACGTGAAAGACCTGCAAACTCGAGTCGCCGGGCTGACCTTCCCGCCCGAAAAAGTCGTCGGCGGTGCCGCAGCCCTCATGGAGGAAGTGGCCGCTACCAAGATTTCCGGCGAGGAAGACCGCTACAGCCACACTGACCTGTATGACTTCCAGGGCAACGTGGACGGCGCGAAAAAGATCTTCGACCTGTTCCGCGTACAAATCGGGCAGAGCGACAAGGCCTTTGCCGCCAAGGTGGATAAAAACTTCGCCACGGTGAGCAAGATCCTGGCCAAGTACAAAACCGCCGACGGTGGTTTTGAGACCTACGACAAGGTCAAGGACAACGATCGCAAGGCGCTGGTCGGCCCGGTCAATACCCTGGCCGAAGACTTGTCGACCCTGCGTGGCAAGCTGGGTTTGAATTAA
- the efeB gene encoding iron uptake transporter deferrochelatase/peroxidase subunit, whose product MSDSEHTPNEFNLQRRRILMGMGVAGAALAGGALSCPAMAASSPANAQVTQAPSSDKTRDHHDFIGQHQNGIVTPRPAAGMLVAFDVLAADRADLERLFRTLNERIAFLMKGGPVPQVDPKLPPVDSGILGPVVTPDNLTVTVSVGESLFDERFGLSPLKPKRLSRMQGFPNDALEPAQCHGDLSLQFCANTADTNIHALRDIVKNMPDLLLVRWKQEGTVPPQAPAKPGEPAQSARNFLGFRDGSANPDSNNNAAMNQIVWVQPGSDEPAWAVNGSYQAVRIIRNFVERWDRTPLQEQQSIFGRNKASGAPMDGTRETDVPDYSKDPHGKITKLDAHIRLANPRTHETRNSLILRRPFNYSNGVNKNGQLDMGLLFICYQSDLDKGFIAVQTRLNGEPLEEYLKPVGGGYFFTLPGVRSDQDFIGRALLDASA is encoded by the coding sequence ATGAGCGATTCAGAACACACCCCGAACGAGTTCAACCTGCAACGCCGTCGCATCCTTATGGGCATGGGAGTCGCAGGTGCGGCACTGGCCGGTGGCGCCCTGAGCTGCCCGGCCATGGCGGCGAGCAGCCCGGCAAACGCACAGGTGACCCAGGCACCCAGCAGTGACAAAACCCGGGATCATCACGACTTTATCGGCCAGCACCAAAATGGCATCGTCACCCCGCGCCCTGCCGCCGGCATGCTGGTGGCCTTCGATGTGCTGGCCGCCGACCGTGCAGACCTGGAGCGCCTGTTCCGCACCCTGAACGAGCGCATTGCCTTCCTGATGAAGGGCGGCCCGGTACCCCAGGTTGACCCCAAGTTGCCACCGGTTGACTCCGGGATTCTCGGCCCCGTCGTAACCCCGGACAACCTGACCGTCACGGTGTCGGTGGGCGAGTCCCTGTTTGACGAGCGCTTCGGCCTGTCGCCCCTCAAACCCAAACGCCTTAGCCGCATGCAAGGCTTTCCCAATGACGCACTGGAACCTGCGCAATGCCACGGCGATCTGAGCCTGCAGTTTTGCGCCAATACCGCCGACACCAACATTCACGCCCTGCGTGACATCGTAAAAAACATGCCCGACTTGCTGCTGGTGCGCTGGAAGCAAGAAGGCACCGTACCGCCACAAGCCCCGGCAAAACCCGGCGAACCGGCGCAGAGCGCGCGCAACTTCCTGGGCTTTCGCGACGGTTCGGCCAACCCCGACTCCAACAACAACGCGGCCATGAACCAGATTGTCTGGGTACAACCCGGAAGCGACGAGCCTGCCTGGGCGGTCAACGGCAGCTACCAGGCGGTGCGCATCATTCGCAATTTCGTCGAGCGCTGGGACCGCACCCCGCTGCAAGAGCAACAAAGCATCTTCGGTCGCAACAAGGCCAGTGGCGCCCCTATGGACGGCACCCGCGAAACCGACGTGCCGGATTACAGCAAAGACCCCCACGGCAAAATCACCAAGCTGGACGCCCATATCCGCCTGGCCAACCCGCGCACTCACGAAACGCGTAACAGCCTGATCCTGCGCCGGCCCTTCAACTACTCCAACGGGGTCAACAAAAACGGCCAGTTGGACATGGGCCTGCTGTTCATCTGCTACCAGAGCGATCTGGACAAAGGCTTTATCGCCGTGCAAACCCGCCTCAACGGCGAACCGCTGGAGGAGTACCTCAAACCGGTGGGCGGCGGTTACTTCTTCACCCTGCCGGGCGTGCGCAGTGACCAGGATTTCATTGGCCGCGCCTTGCTCGATGCGAGTGCTTAG
- the efeO gene encoding iron uptake system protein EfeO has translation MPTPASGTPPRALRWAVAGSVIVMIAAGGLFYYASQLAAAKRKAHGNEVTVTIHPHSCEPNALTVPAGFNSFRIVNASERAVEWEILDGVLVVEERENIAPGLSQVINATLAPGDYAITCGLLSNPRGTLHVTPTAASEASANARPSMVAFIGPLSEFRVYLSSQSTALIRAVDALSQAIAAGDLQQAQALYTPAREAYQRLAPAAQRLAELDNAINARADYFEKREQDPGFTGFHRLEYGLFDQRSTQGLAPIARQLQANAVQLKQQLLAQSLPPEQLVSMVARTLHNLADTRANSGEEERYSHIDLNGFAANLQASRKVVDLLRPLLAKKNADLLHTLDSASASLEAELNDMKTPLGYRTYDTVSAPQRQKISNQAKAVADALDGIDPALGLSGL, from the coding sequence ATGCCTACCCCTGCAAGCGGTACCCCCCCACGCGCATTGCGCTGGGCGGTGGCCGGCTCGGTGATCGTGATGATCGCGGCCGGCGGGTTGTTCTACTACGCCTCGCAACTGGCTGCGGCCAAGCGCAAAGCCCATGGCAACGAAGTCACAGTCACCATTCATCCCCATAGCTGTGAACCCAATGCACTGACCGTACCGGCCGGGTTCAACAGCTTTCGTATCGTCAACGCCTCGGAACGGGCGGTCGAGTGGGAAATTCTCGACGGCGTGCTGGTGGTCGAAGAGCGCGAGAACATCGCCCCAGGCCTGAGCCAGGTGATCAACGCAACCCTGGCACCCGGGGATTACGCCATCACCTGCGGCCTGCTCAGCAACCCCCGCGGTACGCTGCACGTGACACCGACTGCCGCGTCCGAGGCCAGCGCCAATGCACGACCGTCGATGGTGGCATTTATCGGCCCGCTGTCAGAGTTCCGGGTTTACCTGAGCAGCCAAAGCACGGCACTGATCAGGGCCGTGGATGCACTGTCGCAAGCCATTGCCGCCGGCGATCTGCAACAGGCACAGGCTTTATATACTCCCGCTCGCGAGGCGTACCAGCGGCTGGCCCCGGCCGCGCAACGACTGGCCGAACTGGACAACGCCATCAACGCTCGCGCCGACTACTTCGAAAAACGCGAACAAGACCCGGGCTTCACCGGCTTCCATCGCCTGGAGTACGGACTGTTCGATCAGCGCAGCACACAGGGCCTGGCGCCGATTGCCCGGCAACTGCAAGCCAATGCCGTACAACTCAAGCAACAGCTGCTGGCGCAATCGCTGCCACCCGAGCAACTGGTCAGCATGGTTGCCCGCACCCTGCACAACCTGGCCGATACCCGCGCCAACAGCGGCGAAGAAGAACGCTACAGCCATATCGACCTCAATGGCTTTGCCGCCAACCTGCAAGCCTCACGCAAGGTGGTTGATCTGCTGCGCCCGTTACTGGCGAAGAAAAATGCCGACCTGCTGCACACCCTCGACAGCGCCAGTGCTTCGTTGGAAGCCGAACTCAATGACATGAAAACCCCGCTGGGCTACCGCACCTACGACACGGTCAGCGCCCCGCAGCGCCAAAAAATCAGTAACCAGGCCAAGGCTGTGGCCGATGCACTCGATGGAATCGATCCCGCCCTCGGCCTTAGCGGCCTGTAA
- the efeU gene encoding iron uptake transporter permease EfeU gives MLVPFLIMLREGIEAALIVGIIASYLKQTGRGQWMPAVWIGVFLAAALSLLVGGGLELMSAEFPQKQQELFEGIVGLIAVGILSSMVFWMRKVARSIKHSLHTSLDHALTGSRHQVTALIAMVFFAVAREGLETVFFLLAVFQQSEGPAAPLGALLGLVLAIFVGFAIYSGSLRLNLGLFFRWTGLFILVVAAGILANSVQALHEAGLWNHLQDVVFDISAHLPMDGPLGSVLAGMFGYQDAPTVSVLGAYVIYLVVTLAMFFRPTAPTTTAHTPSVTHP, from the coding sequence ATGCTGGTTCCATTTCTGATCATGCTGCGCGAAGGGATTGAGGCCGCACTTATCGTCGGCATCATTGCCAGTTACCTCAAGCAAACCGGGCGCGGGCAGTGGATGCCCGCCGTGTGGATCGGCGTGTTCCTGGCAGCCGCATTGTCGCTGCTGGTGGGCGGCGGCCTGGAGCTGATGAGCGCGGAATTCCCGCAGAAACAACAGGAACTGTTCGAAGGCATCGTCGGCCTGATCGCCGTGGGCATCCTCAGCTCAATGGTGTTCTGGATGCGCAAGGTGGCGCGCTCCATCAAACACTCCCTGCACACTTCCCTCGATCACGCCCTGACCGGCTCCCGGCATCAAGTCACCGCACTGATCGCCATGGTGTTCTTCGCCGTCGCCCGTGAGGGGCTGGAAACCGTGTTCTTTCTGCTCGCCGTCTTCCAGCAAAGCGAAGGCCCTGCCGCACCACTGGGCGCCCTGCTCGGCCTGGTACTGGCAATCTTCGTGGGCTTTGCGATTTACAGCGGCAGCCTGCGCTTGAACCTGGGCCTGTTCTTCCGCTGGACCGGGCTTTTCATTCTGGTGGTTGCCGCAGGGATTTTGGCCAACTCGGTGCAAGCCCTCCATGAAGCCGGCCTGTGGAACCACCTGCAAGACGTGGTGTTCGACATCAGCGCACACCTGCCAATGGACGGCCCGCTGGGTTCCGTTCTGGCCGGCATGTTCGGCTATCAAGACGCACCTACCGTCAGCGTCCTCGGCGCCTACGTGATCTATCTGGTGGTGACGCTGGCGATGTTCTTTCGCCCGACAGCGCCGACCACCACGGCACACACCCCCTCTGTAACACACCCATAA
- a CDS encoding DNA-binding protein: MARGGVNKAVVQIARTAILARGEHPSIDAVRIEMGNTGSKTTIHRYLKELDEADTRRGVPREQIDDELTELVARLAQRLQEQAQEPIDRAQAHYEQLKTGLQEQLADAQQAQVQLQQQLEIQGSALSQETSNLESTRSMLQTEQTRNAALNQACSDFELRLQDRDEQIRSLEDKHLHARDALEHYRSAVKEQREQDQRRHEGQLQQVQMELRQAQQSALVRQDEITQLHRDNERVLSESRALSKELNQANDQQHRLNNLNGQLNGQLSQLQSECTLLQERLRVATQDSEGLKLAHSEAKEANAELVLRAIKAETALESLQTLKKNEEESQTL, from the coding sequence ATGGCCCGTGGCGGCGTAAACAAAGCGGTTGTTCAAATTGCGCGCACGGCGATCCTGGCCCGCGGCGAACACCCGAGCATTGATGCGGTACGTATCGAGATGGGAAACACCGGATCGAAAACCACTATCCATCGCTATCTCAAAGAGCTGGACGAAGCGGATACGCGCCGCGGAGTTCCTCGTGAGCAGATCGATGACGAACTGACCGAACTGGTCGCCCGCCTCGCCCAACGCCTGCAGGAACAGGCGCAAGAGCCCATCGACCGGGCCCAGGCGCATTACGAACAGTTGAAGACCGGGCTGCAGGAGCAGTTGGCCGACGCGCAGCAGGCACAGGTACAACTCCAGCAGCAGCTTGAGATACAGGGCAGTGCGCTAAGCCAGGAAACGTCGAATCTGGAATCCACCCGTTCCATGCTGCAAACCGAACAGACCCGCAATGCCGCCCTGAATCAGGCCTGCAGCGATTTTGAGCTGCGCCTCCAGGACCGCGACGAGCAAATTCGCTCACTGGAAGACAAGCACCTGCACGCCCGCGATGCCCTCGAGCACTACCGCAGCGCCGTCAAGGAGCAGCGCGAACAGGATCAGCGTCGCCACGAAGGGCAATTGCAGCAAGTCCAGATGGAACTGCGCCAGGCTCAGCAAAGCGCGCTGGTACGCCAGGATGAAATCACCCAGCTGCACCGTGACAACGAGCGCGTGCTGAGCGAGAGCCGTGCACTGAGCAAAGAACTGAATCAGGCCAACGATCAGCAGCACAGGCTGAACAACCTCAACGGCCAACTGAATGGCCAACTGAGCCAGCTGCAAAGCGAGTGCACCTTGCTGCAGGAGCGCTTGCGCGTGGCCACACAAGACAGCGAAGGGTTGAAACTGGCACACAGCGAAGCCAAAGAGGCCAACGCCGAACTGGTCTTGAGAGCAATAAAGGCCGAAACGGCGCTGGAAAGCCTGCAAACACTGAAAAAGAATGAAGAAGAGAGCCAAACCTTGTAG
- a CDS encoding site-specific integrase, translated as MSELDRYLNAATRDNTRRSYRAAIEHFEVTWGGFLPATSDSVARYLVAHAGQLSINTLKLRLSAIAQWHNSQGFADPTKAPVVRKVFKGIRALHPMQEKQAEPLQLQHLEKVVDWLEGEALAALASDDRPGLLRARRDAALILLGFWRGFRSDELCRLQIEHVQAVAGSGITLYLPRSKSDRDNLGKTFQTPALLRLCPVRAYIEWLNTAALVRGPVFRGIDRWGNLGEEGLHANSVIPLLRQALERAGIPAEHYTSHSLRRGFATWAHQSGWDLKSLMNYVGWKDVKSAMRYVEATPFTGMRMMAEKQIGN; from the coding sequence ATGAGCGAGCTGGATCGCTACCTGAATGCCGCGACCCGCGACAACACCCGCCGTAGCTATCGGGCTGCCATCGAGCACTTCGAAGTCACGTGGGGCGGGTTTCTGCCCGCTACCAGTGACAGCGTGGCGCGCTACCTGGTGGCTCATGCCGGCCAGCTCTCGATCAACACGCTGAAGCTGCGCCTGTCGGCCATCGCCCAGTGGCATAACAGCCAGGGTTTCGCCGACCCGACCAAGGCGCCGGTGGTGCGCAAGGTGTTCAAGGGCATCCGCGCTTTGCATCCGATGCAAGAGAAGCAGGCCGAGCCCTTGCAGTTGCAGCATCTGGAGAAGGTGGTCGACTGGCTTGAAGGCGAAGCGCTGGCCGCGCTAGCCAGCGATGATCGGCCGGGGCTGTTGCGCGCCAGGCGCGATGCCGCGTTGATATTGCTGGGGTTTTGGCGCGGGTTTCGAAGCGATGAGTTGTGCCGCTTGCAGATCGAGCACGTACAGGCAGTCGCAGGTTCAGGGATTACGCTGTACCTGCCGCGCAGCAAAAGTGACCGCGACAACCTGGGCAAGACCTTTCAGACCCCGGCGCTCTTGCGTCTGTGCCCGGTGCGGGCCTATATCGAGTGGCTCAATACCGCCGCGCTGGTGCGCGGTCCGGTGTTCCGCGGGATCGACCGCTGGGGCAATCTGGGTGAAGAGGGGCTGCATGCCAATAGCGTGATCCCCTTGTTGCGCCAGGCGCTGGAGCGCGCCGGCATCCCCGCCGAGCACTACACCAGCCACTCACTGCGTCGCGGATTTGCGACGTGGGCGCATCAAAGTGGTTGGGATTTGAAGTCGCTGATGAATTACGTCGGCTGGAAGGACGTTAAGTCAGCCATGCGCTATGTTGAAGCGACCCCGTTTACGGGGATGCGCATGATGGCCGAGAAACAAATTGGTAACTGA
- the ahpC gene encoding alkyl hydroperoxide reductase subunit C translates to MPIINSHVKPFKATAYKNGSFVEVSDADLKGKWSVVFFYPADFTFVCPTELEDLADNYEEFKKLGVEIYSVSTDTHFAHAAWHNTSPAIGKIQYTMIGDPTLTISRNFDVLIEEAGLADRGTFVINPEGQIKIVELNDGGVGRDASELLRKIKAAQYVAAHPGEVCPAKWKEGESTLAPSLDLVGKI, encoded by the coding sequence ATGCCTATCATCAACAGCCATGTAAAACCGTTCAAAGCAACTGCCTACAAAAACGGCAGCTTCGTGGAAGTCTCGGACGCTGACCTGAAAGGCAAGTGGTCTGTGGTGTTCTTCTACCCAGCCGACTTCACATTCGTTTGCCCGACTGAGCTGGAAGACCTCGCTGACAACTACGAAGAGTTCAAGAAACTCGGCGTCGAGATCTACAGCGTGTCGACCGACACCCACTTTGCTCACGCTGCCTGGCACAACACTTCGCCAGCCATCGGCAAAATCCAGTACACCATGATCGGCGACCCTACGCTGACCATCTCCCGCAACTTCGACGTTCTGATCGAAGAAGCTGGTCTGGCTGACCGCGGTACGTTCGTGATCAACCCGGAAGGTCAGATCAAGATCGTTGAACTGAACGACGGCGGTGTTGGCCGTGACGCATCCGAGCTGCTGCGCAAAATCAAGGCTGCCCAGTACGTTGCTGCCCACCCAGGCGAAGTTTGCCCGGCCAAATGGAAAGAAGGTGAATCCACCTTGGCTCCATCGCTTGACCTGGTCGGGAAGATCTAA
- the ahpF gene encoding alkyl hydroperoxide reductase subunit F yields the protein MLDANLKAQLKSYLERVTQPIEIVASLDDGAKSREMHDLLKEVASLSSMITLLDNGDDARKPSFSLNRPGGDISLRFAGIPMGHEFTSLVLALLQVGGHPSKASAEVIEQIRSLKGEFNFETYFSLSCQNCPDVVQALNLMAVLNPNIRHVAIDGALFQDEVNDRQVMAVPSVYLNGVNFGQGRMGLEEILGKLDTSAIERQAEKISAKDAFDVLVIGGGPAGAAAAIYAARKGIRTGVAAERFGGQVLDTMAIENFISVQETEGPKLATALEEHVKQYDVDIMNLQRADKLIPGKSGELHQVNFASGASLKAKTVILATGARWREMNVPGEQEYRSRGVAYCPHCDGPLFKGKRVAVIGGGNSGVEAAIDLAGIVAHVTLLEFDTKLRADAVLQRKLHSLPNVKVVTNAQTTEVIGDGQKVNGLRYKDRQSGDVHTVELEGIFVQIGLLPNTDWLKGTVELSPRGEIVVDARGETSIPGIFAAGDVTTVPYKQIVIAVGEGAKASLSAFDHLIRSSAPE from the coding sequence ATGTTGGACGCCAATCTGAAAGCACAGTTGAAGTCATACCTGGAGCGGGTTACACAGCCGATCGAGATTGTCGCTTCTCTCGACGACGGTGCGAAATCCCGTGAAATGCACGACCTGTTAAAAGAAGTCGCCAGCCTTTCCAGCATGATTACCCTGCTGGACAACGGTGACGATGCGCGCAAGCCTTCGTTCTCGCTGAACCGCCCGGGCGGCGATATCAGCCTGCGTTTTGCAGGCATCCCGATGGGCCACGAATTTACTTCGCTGGTGCTGGCCTTGCTGCAAGTGGGCGGCCACCCATCGAAAGCCAGTGCCGAAGTCATTGAACAGATCCGCTCCCTTAAAGGTGAGTTCAACTTCGAAACCTATTTCTCGCTGTCTTGCCAGAACTGCCCTGACGTTGTTCAGGCGCTGAACCTGATGGCTGTGCTGAACCCGAACATTCGCCACGTGGCGATTGACGGCGCCTTGTTCCAGGACGAGGTCAATGATCGTCAAGTGATGGCGGTACCCAGTGTTTACCTGAACGGTGTCAACTTCGGTCAGGGCCGCATGGGTCTGGAAGAGATCCTGGGCAAGCTGGATACCAGCGCCATTGAGCGCCAGGCCGAAAAAATTAGCGCCAAGGATGCCTTTGACGTGCTGGTGATCGGTGGCGGCCCGGCCGGTGCTGCAGCGGCCATTTATGCTGCACGTAAAGGCATTCGTACCGGTGTGGCGGCTGAGCGTTTTGGCGGTCAGGTGCTGGACACCATGGCCATCGAGAACTTTATCTCGGTTCAGGAAACTGAAGGGCCAAAGCTTGCGACCGCGCTTGAAGAACACGTCAAGCAGTACGACGTGGATATCATGAACCTGCAACGCGCCGACAAGTTGATCCCGGGCAAGTCGGGCGAGCTACACCAGGTCAACTTTGCAAGTGGTGCTTCGCTCAAAGCCAAGACCGTGATCCTGGCCACCGGTGCCCGCTGGCGTGAAATGAATGTACCTGGCGAGCAGGAATACCGCAGCCGCGGTGTTGCTTACTGCCCGCACTGCGACGGCCCACTGTTCAAGGGCAAACGGGTTGCGGTGATCGGTGGCGGTAACTCCGGCGTCGAAGCGGCTATCGACCTGGCGGGTATCGTTGCTCACGTGACCCTGCTTGAGTTCGATACCAAGCTGCGCGCCGATGCAGTGCTGCAACGCAAGCTGCACAGCTTGCCCAACGTGAAGGTCGTCACCAACGCTCAAACCACCGAAGTGATCGGTGACGGGCAGAAAGTGAACGGTCTGCGCTACAAGGATCGTCAGTCGGGTGATGTGCACACGGTCGAGCTGGAAGGCATCTTTGTGCAAATCGGCCTACTGCCAAACACGGATTGGCTCAAAGGCACTGTTGAGCTGTCGCCTCGCGGTGAGATCGTTGTCGATGCTCGCGGTGAAACGTCCATCCCCGGCATCTTCGCGGCCGGTGACGTGACCACGGTGCCGTACAAGCAGATTGTGATTGCGGTCGGTGAGGGCGCCAAGGCTTCGCTGAGTGCGTTCGATCACTTGATCCGCTCCTCTGCACCGGAATAA
- the gloA gene encoding lactoylglutathione lyase gives MSLQDLNNIPGVTAAPDSATQNFVFNHTMLRVKNIEKSLDFYTRVLGFSLVEKRDFPEAEFSLYFLALVDKTQIPADDAARTLWMKSIPGILELTHNHGSETDDSVAYHNGNTDPRGFGHICISVPDIRAACERFEALGVDFQKRLNDGRMKSLAFVKDPDGYWVEIIQPQPM, from the coding sequence ATGAGCCTGCAAGACCTGAACAACATCCCTGGCGTAACCGCCGCACCAGACAGCGCTACCCAAAATTTCGTATTCAACCACACCATGCTGCGTGTGAAGAACATCGAAAAATCCCTGGACTTCTATACCCGCGTCCTGGGTTTCTCGCTGGTCGAGAAGCGTGACTTCCCTGAGGCCGAATTCAGCCTGTACTTCCTGGCACTGGTCGACAAGACGCAGATCCCCGCAGACGACGCCGCGCGCACACTGTGGATGAAGTCGATTCCCGGCATCCTTGAGCTGACCCACAACCACGGCTCGGAAACCGATGACAGCGTGGCCTACCACAACGGCAACACTGACCCGCGTGGTTTTGGCCATATCTGCATTTCAGTGCCGGACATCCGTGCCGCCTGTGAACGTTTCGAAGCCCTGGGCGTGGATTTCCAGAAGCGCCTGAACGACGGCCGCATGAAGTCACTGGCATTCGTCAAAGACCCGGACGGTTACTGGGTTGAGATCATCCAGCCGCAACCGATGTAA
- a CDS encoding histone-like nucleoid-structuring protein, MvaT/MvaU family: MSRLAEFRAAEKALQEQLAQLEALKNDAGLRKEIEFEQKLLGLMKTYGKSLRDIIAILDPKPSAAKGAAAPKQRKARVLKVYQNPHTGELIETKGGNHRGLKAWKEEYGAATVDSWLRA, translated from the coding sequence TTGTCTAGACTTGCTGAGTTTCGCGCTGCTGAAAAGGCACTCCAGGAACAGTTGGCTCAATTGGAAGCTTTGAAGAATGATGCCGGATTGAGAAAAGAAATCGAGTTCGAGCAAAAGCTGCTGGGCTTGATGAAAACCTACGGCAAAAGCCTTCGTGACATCATCGCCATTCTTGACCCCAAACCCTCTGCTGCAAAGGGGGCGGCCGCGCCCAAACAGCGCAAGGCGCGCGTATTGAAGGTGTACCAGAACCCCCACACGGGCGAACTGATAGAAACCAAAGGCGGCAATCATCGCGGCCTTAAAGCCTGGAAAGAAGAGTACGGCGCAGCCACGGTAGATTCCTGGCTTCGCGCCTGA
- a CDS encoding EAL domain-containing protein — protein MPLALKLTRKWTDRYALILLSGLLPIVLGMFIIFWQANRSLEWEATETAREAVRQFDLMLDNAAMAADAVLPLAGQDCPQVELALRDQVTRRPFVRSVNLVWENQIYCTSLFGSFKEAVNPADYNDGVLWLLPGNPVTPDEPLLIYRREKDHAGVIVSLYGFHLVNVLGLINQYTQLMIQVGDNSIDRFGQVRNTPPGPYPVTPVTVPSTHYPYSVVAGFSSGTVWRFVKGQYPGFMALLIFLGMISAATVNQLKKSSSSPTHELQRGLEAEEFIPYFQPVVRGDTKQWAGAEVLMRWKHPTEGLVRPDLFIPFAEHSGLIVPMTRSLMRQTAALLAPHTHTMAPGFHLAFNIAARHCQDLKLIEDCREFLDAFPTGHIKLVLELTERELIVPTETTHALFAALHSLGVMIALDDFGTGHSSLSYLREFNVDYLKIDQSFVAMIGSDALSRHILDSIIELSVKLDLGIVAEGIETEEQSQYLAAQGVEFLQGYLFARPMPSADFVTSLVARLTPT, from the coding sequence ATGCCATTAGCGCTGAAATTGACCCGAAAATGGACTGATCGCTATGCGCTGATTTTGCTGAGTGGCCTGCTGCCCATTGTCCTGGGCATGTTCATCATTTTTTGGCAGGCCAACCGATCGCTGGAGTGGGAAGCCACTGAAACGGCCCGTGAGGCGGTTCGTCAGTTTGACTTGATGCTGGACAATGCCGCGATGGCGGCGGACGCGGTCTTGCCACTGGCTGGTCAGGATTGCCCACAGGTTGAACTGGCCCTGCGTGACCAGGTGACGCGCCGACCGTTCGTGCGATCCGTAAACCTGGTGTGGGAAAACCAGATTTATTGCACATCCCTGTTTGGCAGTTTTAAAGAAGCCGTTAATCCGGCGGACTATAACGACGGCGTACTGTGGCTGCTGCCCGGAAATCCGGTGACACCTGACGAACCCTTGTTGATCTATCGACGCGAAAAAGATCACGCCGGTGTCATTGTCAGCCTGTACGGCTTTCACCTGGTCAATGTATTGGGCCTGATCAACCAGTACACGCAGTTAATGATTCAAGTGGGCGACAACTCGATTGACCGTTTTGGCCAAGTGCGCAATACACCGCCCGGGCCATATCCGGTAACCCCCGTCACAGTGCCTTCCACGCACTACCCTTACAGTGTTGTCGCAGGGTTTAGTTCCGGTACCGTCTGGCGTTTTGTGAAAGGTCAATACCCTGGATTCATGGCGCTATTGATCTTCCTGGGCATGATCTCGGCGGCCACAGTTAATCAGCTGAAAAAGAGTTCATCTTCACCCACCCATGAATTGCAGCGGGGGCTGGAGGCTGAAGAGTTCATTCCTTATTTCCAGCCGGTAGTGCGCGGGGACACCAAACAATGGGCAGGCGCCGAAGTACTGATGCGCTGGAAGCACCCCACAGAAGGCCTGGTGCGCCCGGACTTGTTCATTCCATTCGCCGAGCACTCGGGGCTGATTGTGCCAATGACGCGCTCACTGATGCGCCAAACGGCTGCATTGCTTGCTCCTCATACCCACACCATGGCCCCCGGCTTTCATTTGGCGTTCAATATTGCAGCCCGTCATTGTCAGGACCTGAAACTGATTGAAGATTGCCGCGAGTTTCTGGACGCATTCCCCACAGGGCATATCAAACTGGTACTGGAGCTCACCGAGCGCGAGTTGATCGTACCCACTGAAACAACTCACGCGTTGTTTGCTGCATTGCACAGCCTGGGCGTGATGATTGCCCTGGATGACTTTGGCACCGGGCATTCCAGTTTGAGTTACTTGCGCGAGTTCAACGTCGATTACTTGAAAATCGATCAGAGTTTCGTCGCCATGATCGGCTCCGACGCCCTGTCCAGGCATATCCTCGACAGCATCATCGAGCTGAGCGTAAAGCTGGACTTGGGCATTGTTGCCGAAGGCATAGAAACAGAAGAGCAAAGCCAGTACCTGGCCGCACAAGGCGTTGAGTTTTTACAAGGCTATCTGTTTGCACGGCCTATGCCGTCGGCAGACTTTGTCACGTCTTTAGTGGCACGCTTAACGCCCACTTAA